Proteins encoded within one genomic window of Candidatus Aminicenantes bacterium:
- a CDS encoding RNA polymerase sigma factor: protein MSKRDDVAVAAGLQKDEPLADLIARGRSGDSGALESIYHRFRVSFFNLARRYAGDRATAEDLLQDIFIKIFTHLDGVKSTEMFPGWAYRIALNTCFSHLREKRTSAGRTVALNDLEFALPDVSSPGPESDLRKPLEDAIAGLPARLKQVFLLHDVQGFKHEEIAGMLRLSVGTSKSQLFKARLKIRTFLKARHIGPGEWS, encoded by the coding sequence ATGAGCAAGCGGGATGATGTCGCCGTAGCTGCCGGCCTCCAGAAGGACGAACCGCTCGCCGACTTGATCGCGCGCGGTCGGAGCGGCGATTCCGGGGCCCTGGAATCCATCTATCATCGCTTCCGGGTCTCCTTCTTCAACCTGGCCCGCCGCTATGCCGGCGACCGGGCCACGGCCGAGGATCTTCTGCAGGATATCTTCATCAAGATCTTTACTCATCTCGACGGTGTCAAGAGCACCGAGATGTTCCCCGGCTGGGCCTACCGCATCGCCCTGAACACCTGCTTCAGCCACCTGCGGGAGAAGAGGACCTCGGCCGGGCGGACCGTGGCCCTGAACGACCTCGAGTTCGCTTTGCCCGACGTCTCCTCGCCCGGCCCGGAGTCGGATCTCCGCAAGCCGCTCGAGGACGCCATCGCCGGCCTGCCTGCCCGCCTCAAGCAAGTCTTCCTGCTTCATGACGTGCAGGGCTTCAAGCACGAGGAGATCGCCGGGATGCTCCGCCTGTCCGTCGGAACCTCCAAGTCCCAGCTCTTCAAGGCCCGGCTCAAGATCCGGACCTTCCTGAAGGCCCGCCACATCGGGCCGGGAGAATGGTCATGA